One genomic segment of Drosophila melanogaster chromosome 3R includes these proteins:
- the bon gene encoding bonus, isoform B, whose amino-acid sequence MDMDLEQLKNDFLPLIAGIKQEQLDAVPTDALPQMSTPNTASGAPTTSSLSSSSLSLSNPCDSAEKRSESNSSASAKFTLFKCVYCAQLLGSNDRPKLLECLHVACAQCVSTKFSELDRSLPPLIHCPVCDNASQQEFIVDNQFLIEQCTAGDSGDGVGLLGLTGEGQKSSAAASIQCSSCSDGAVATSWCVDCSEYICDSCVQAHQRLKITKDHTIKPKDEANNEQLAGAAGVDKLHMCQLHPQEKLSLFCETCDKLTCRDCQLSDHRDHKYKFAHEIATESRQALSTLVSEINYKRFLLSSATKVIDDRQQLIHDKKKDLIKEITAMAVKITNTVNTRGKQLIMRLNEVCDSKLKVLVEKKETLQLLSDNTDHCIDFMQNALEKGSDFAILSSKKSLVRHLQKLKCQRADIPNPEIPVRIQVQLNQVSDLQKVISQLGIIIVDGKPYPPTPSPNGTPQPQHPPRQPPSPNMAPPLRPGLPPGMPAGLSPNGPPVNFGPQNGPPLYSNAAQQQFNNLSMSRSFPGDGSVRFGGMPPVGMQRHGQPHVSSSTHPQNMDISLRGLLNNQAAQSPNAHMAFNGPPSYPGGPQGAPAPAHQPMGPQMRPHFMPGQQGFSQGGGPGGGPRDANFMNSNARFQSQYQRMANHAQQAAAAAAMAGAAGGGGGQIPSPGALQRPQMMSNPMQNSLGFHGSQAGFNTGPPQTSPQLGGGGMHSLAKWHIPQSAQQSNMCSQQGPLLPFANGRQTSENFKISLKSPNTLKNSTPPSLGGGGAGHQGHGNGSSSAQLNAAALGLGPAVSILSNVTSTNPKTPSPSTHENTKDFTEPIDKVRDDSINDLIATIAKLDSNGVQVLPEGRTKTTSPQVHSSTDLSNTQEVNNKNEQKDDPNEDWCAVCLDGGELMCCDKCPKVFHQNCHIPAISSLPDESESWQCLLCVNIKELTKTEGSEKSSSGELSALELRILQRICLELYCQYEQSLNFREPESPANTSYYEIVSSPMSLDVIRTRLDPSSPNHYKDIAGFVSDVRLIFSNTYLFYQEDTKTYSNAKYLENFFEEQLAKWLPQFEGTKPQGKRNTSNSPALLGVNATGSPSPIENGRKSCGSASLGDSDGACLPAKRARRSAHE is encoded by the exons ATGGATATGGATTTGGAGCAGCTAAAGAACGACTTCCTGCCGCTTATCGCCGGGATCaagcaggagcagctggaTGCCGTGCCCACGGATGCCCTGCCCCAGATGAGCACACCAAACACGGCCAGCGGTGCGCCCACAACCTCGTCATTGAGCTCCTCTTCGCTGAGTCTGAGCAACCCCTGCGACAGTGCCGAGAAAAGG TCGGAGTCAAACTCTTCGGCATCAGCCAAGTTTACCCTTTTCAAGTGCGTTTACTGCGCTCAACTCCTCGGATCCAACGATCGCCCCAAGCTGTTAGAATGCCTTCACGTGGCCTGTGCCCAGTGCGTGAGCACCAAGTTCTCAGAGCTGGACCGTTCCCTGCCACCATTGATCCATTGTCCGGTATGCGACAATGCGTCGCAGCAGGAGTTCATCGTGGACAACCAGTTCCTCATTGAGCAGTGCACCGCCGGAGACAGTGGCGATGGGGTCGGACTTCTGGGTCTGACTGGCGAAGGTCAGAAGAGTTCCGCTGCGGCGAGCATCCagtgcagcagctgctccgaTGGTGCGGTGGCCACGTCGTGGTGCGTTGACTGCTCGGAGTATATTTGCGACAGTTGTGTGCAAGCTCACCAGCGCCTGAAGATCACCAAGGATCACACGATCAAGCCCAAAGATGAGGCCAACAACGAGCAGCTGGCCGGAGCTGCCGGGGTGGACAAGTTGCACATGTGCCAGTTGCATCCGCAGGAGAAGCTTTCGCTATTTTGCGAGACCTGCGACAAGCTCACTTGTCGGGATTGCCAGTTGAGCGACCATCGGGATCACAAATACAAGTTTGCGCACGAGATTGCCACGGAATCGCGACAGGCGCTGTCCACACTCGTTTCCGAAATCAACTACAAACGCTTCCTTCTCTCCTCGGCAACCAAGGTTATTGATGACCGCCAACAGCTGATCCACGACAAGAAGAAAGACCTCATCAAGGAGATCACAGCCATGGCGGTGAAGATCACCAATACGGTCAATACCCGAGGCAAGCAGCTAATCATGAGATTGAACGAGGTGTGCGACAGTAAACTCAAGGTGCTGGTGGAAAAGAAGGAGACGCTGCAGTTGCTCTCCGACAACACGGACCACTGCATCGATTTTATGCAAAACGCTTTGGAGAAGGGCAGTGATTTCGCCATCCTCTCGAGCAAAAAGTCTCTGGTGCGTCACCTGCAGAAGCTGAAGTGCCAACGGGCGGATATTCCAAATCCGGAAATCCCAGTGCGCATTCAGGTGCAGCTTAATCAGGTTTCCGATCTGCAGAAGGTAATCTCCCAGCTGGGCATCATTATCGTCGATGGCAAACCATATCCGCCCACACCGTCGCCCAACGGAACCCCTCAGCCGCAACACCCACCGCGCCAGCCTCCTAGCCCGAACATGGCTCCACCCCTGCGTCCTGGTCTTCCACCCGGAATGCCAGCTGGCCTCTCGCCGAACGGACCGCCCGTCAACTTCGGACCGCAGAACGGACCGCCGCTCTACAGCAATGCTGCCCAGCAGCAATTCAACAATCTGTCCATGAGTCGCTCCTTTCCGGGTGACGGGTCAG TTCGGTTCGGGGGAATGCCGCCAGTGGGCATGCAGCGACACGGACAACCGCACGTGAGCTCCTCCACACATCCGCAGAATATGG ACATCAGCCTGCGGGGCCTACTGAACAACCAGGCGGCGCAGAGCCCGAATGCCCACATGGCATTTAATGGACCGCCCAGCTATCCGGGTGGGCCGCAAGGAGCACCGGCTCCGGCCCACCAACCGATGGGCCCGCAGATGCGTCCGCATTTCATGCCCGGCCAGCAGGGTTTCTCGCAGGGCGGTGGACCAGGAGGCGGTCCGCGGGACGCCAACTTTATGAACAGCAACGCGCGCTTCCAGTCGCAGTATCAGCGTATGGCCAACCACGCTCAGCAGGCGGCGGCTGCGGCGGCCATGGCCGGTGCGGCGGGGGGCGGAGGCGGCCAAATCCCTTCGCCGGGTGCACTGCAGCGACCGCAGATGATGTCCAATCCCATGCAGAAT TCGTTGGGGTTTCATGGGAGCCAGGCTGGCTTTAATACCGGCCCACCACAGACCTCCCCGCAGTTAGGCGGCGGAGGCATGCACAGCCTGGCCAAGTGGCACATCCCGCAATCCGCGCAACAGTCGAACA TGTGTTCGCAACAAGGCCCCCTTTTGCCTTTTGCGAATGGCCGCCAGACATcggaaaattttaaaatctcACTTAAATCTCCCAACACGCTCAAAAATAGCACCCCGCCCAGCCTGGGGGGCGGTGGTGCGGGTCACCAGGGCCACGGAAACGGCTCCTCCAGCGCCCAACTGAACGCAGCTGCTCTGGGATTGGGGCCAGCCGTTTCGATACTCTCCAATGTCACCTCGACGAATCCAAAGACGCCCAGTCCCAGCACTCATGAG AACACCAAGGACTTCACCGAACCCATTGACAAGGTGCGAGATGACTCAATCAACGATCTAATTGCAACCATAGCCAAACTGGACTCGAATGGGGTACAGGTATTGCCGGAGGGTCGGACAAAGACCACCTCGCCGCAGGTGCACAGCTCGACGGATCTGTCCAACACACAGGAAG ttaataataaaaacgaacaaaaagaTGATCCCAACGAGGACTGGTGCGCCGTCTGTCTGGATGGAGGCGAGCTGATGTGCTGCGACAAGTGTCCCAAAGTTTTCCATCAGAACTGTCACATCCCTGCGATCAGCTCGTTGCCGGACGAGAGCGAGAGCTGGCAGTGCCTACTGTGCGTCAACATCAAGGAGCTGACAAAGACGGAGGGAAGTGAAAAGAGCTCCTCCGGCGAGCTGAGCGCCCTCGAACTCCGCATCTTGCAGCGCATCTGCCTAGAATTGTACTGCCAGTACGAGCAGAGTCTCAACTTCCGGGAGCCGGAGTCGCCAGCCAATACATCCTACTACGAGATTGTTTCCAG TCCCATGTCTCTAGATGTTATTCGCACCCGCCTGGATCCATCCAGTCCGAATCACTACAAGGACATTGCAGGCTTCGTGTCCGACGTGCGTTTAATATTCTCCAACACATACCTCTTTTACCAG GAGGACACGAAAACTTACTCCAATGCCAAGTACTTGGAAAATTTCTTCGAGGAGCAGCTGGCCAAGTGGTTGCCGCAATTTGAGGGCACCAAGCCGCAGGGTAAGCGAAATACCTCAAACTCGCCGGCGCTGTTAGGTGTGAATGCAACTGGTTCGCCGTCGCCCATCGAGAACGGACGGAAGAGCTGCGGCTCGGCATCATTGGGTGACAGCGATGGTGCCTGCTTGCCGGCCAAGAGGGCGAGACGCTCGGCGCACGAATAG
- the bon gene encoding bonus, isoform C, producing the protein MDMDLEQLKNDFLPLIAGIKQEQLDAVPTDALPQMSTPNTASGAPTTSSLSSSSLSLSNPCDSAEKRSESNSSASAKFTLFKCVYCAQLLGSNDRPKLLECLHVACAQCVSTKFSELDRSLPPLIHCPVCDNASQQEFIVDNQFLIEQCTAGDSGDGVGLLGLTGEGQKSSAAASIQCSSCSDGAVATSWCVDCSEYICDSCVQAHQRLKITKDHTIKPKDEANNEQLAGAAGVDKLHMCQLHPQEKLSLFCETCDKLTCRDCQLSDHRDHKYKFAHEIATESRQALSTLVSEINYKRFLLSSATKVIDDRQQLIHDKKKDLIKEITAMAVKITNTVNTRGKQLIMRLNEVCDSKLKVLVEKKETLQLLSDNTDHCIDFMQNALEKGSDFAILSSKKSLVRHLQKLKCQRADIPNPEIPVRIQVQLNQVSDLQKVISQLGIIIVDGKPYPPTPSPNGTPQPQHPPRQPPSPNMAPPLRPGLPPGMPAGLSPNGPPVNFGPQNGPPLYSNAAQQQFNNLSMSRSFPGDGSGKVRFGGMPPVGMQRHGQPHVSSSTHPQNMDISLRGLLNNQAAQSPNAHMAFNGPPSYPGGPQGAPAPAHQPMGPQMRPHFMPGQQGFSQGGGPGGGPRDANFMNSNARFQSQYQRMANHAQQAAAAAAMAGAAGGGGGQIPSPGALQRPQMMSNPMQNVSAMQNSLGFHGSQAGFNTGPPQTSPQLGGGGMHSLAKWHIPQSAQQSNMCSQQGPLLPFANGRQTSENFKISLKSPNTLKNSTPPSLGGGGAGHQGHGNGSSSAQLNAAALGLGPAVSILSNVTSTNPKTPSPSTHENTKDFTEPIDKVRDDSINDLIATIAKLDSNGVQVLPEGRTKTTSPQVHSSTDLSNTQEVNNKNEQKDDPNEDWCAVCLDGGELMCCDKCPKVFHQNCHIPAISSLPDESESWQCLLCVNIKELTKTEGSEKSSSGELSALELRILQRICLELYCQYEQSLNFREPESPANTSYYEIVSSPMSLDVIRTRLDPSSPNHYKDIAGFVSDVRLIFSNTYLFYQEDTKTYSNAKYLENFFEEQLAKWLPQFEGTKPQGKRNTSNSPALLGVNATGSPSPIENGRKSCGSASLGDSDGACLPAKRARRSAHEXNELMPGGKGTDGEQQAETGQERRQEEQQQLPAFLEEMDLEMPQRPHSLGSSVIQESADYVLQLLHAYAAAFGL; encoded by the exons ATGGATATGGATTTGGAGCAGCTAAAGAACGACTTCCTGCCGCTTATCGCCGGGATCaagcaggagcagctggaTGCCGTGCCCACGGATGCCCTGCCCCAGATGAGCACACCAAACACGGCCAGCGGTGCGCCCACAACCTCGTCATTGAGCTCCTCTTCGCTGAGTCTGAGCAACCCCTGCGACAGTGCCGAGAAAAGG TCGGAGTCAAACTCTTCGGCATCAGCCAAGTTTACCCTTTTCAAGTGCGTTTACTGCGCTCAACTCCTCGGATCCAACGATCGCCCCAAGCTGTTAGAATGCCTTCACGTGGCCTGTGCCCAGTGCGTGAGCACCAAGTTCTCAGAGCTGGACCGTTCCCTGCCACCATTGATCCATTGTCCGGTATGCGACAATGCGTCGCAGCAGGAGTTCATCGTGGACAACCAGTTCCTCATTGAGCAGTGCACCGCCGGAGACAGTGGCGATGGGGTCGGACTTCTGGGTCTGACTGGCGAAGGTCAGAAGAGTTCCGCTGCGGCGAGCATCCagtgcagcagctgctccgaTGGTGCGGTGGCCACGTCGTGGTGCGTTGACTGCTCGGAGTATATTTGCGACAGTTGTGTGCAAGCTCACCAGCGCCTGAAGATCACCAAGGATCACACGATCAAGCCCAAAGATGAGGCCAACAACGAGCAGCTGGCCGGAGCTGCCGGGGTGGACAAGTTGCACATGTGCCAGTTGCATCCGCAGGAGAAGCTTTCGCTATTTTGCGAGACCTGCGACAAGCTCACTTGTCGGGATTGCCAGTTGAGCGACCATCGGGATCACAAATACAAGTTTGCGCACGAGATTGCCACGGAATCGCGACAGGCGCTGTCCACACTCGTTTCCGAAATCAACTACAAACGCTTCCTTCTCTCCTCGGCAACCAAGGTTATTGATGACCGCCAACAGCTGATCCACGACAAGAAGAAAGACCTCATCAAGGAGATCACAGCCATGGCGGTGAAGATCACCAATACGGTCAATACCCGAGGCAAGCAGCTAATCATGAGATTGAACGAGGTGTGCGACAGTAAACTCAAGGTGCTGGTGGAAAAGAAGGAGACGCTGCAGTTGCTCTCCGACAACACGGACCACTGCATCGATTTTATGCAAAACGCTTTGGAGAAGGGCAGTGATTTCGCCATCCTCTCGAGCAAAAAGTCTCTGGTGCGTCACCTGCAGAAGCTGAAGTGCCAACGGGCGGATATTCCAAATCCGGAAATCCCAGTGCGCATTCAGGTGCAGCTTAATCAGGTTTCCGATCTGCAGAAGGTAATCTCCCAGCTGGGCATCATTATCGTCGATGGCAAACCATATCCGCCCACACCGTCGCCCAACGGAACCCCTCAGCCGCAACACCCACCGCGCCAGCCTCCTAGCCCGAACATGGCTCCACCCCTGCGTCCTGGTCTTCCACCCGGAATGCCAGCTGGCCTCTCGCCGAACGGACCGCCCGTCAACTTCGGACCGCAGAACGGACCGCCGCTCTACAGCAATGCTGCCCAGCAGCAATTCAACAATCTGTCCATGAGTCGCTCCTTTCCGGGTGACGGGTCAGGTAAGG TTCGGTTCGGGGGAATGCCGCCAGTGGGCATGCAGCGACACGGACAACCGCACGTGAGCTCCTCCACACATCCGCAGAATATGG ACATCAGCCTGCGGGGCCTACTGAACAACCAGGCGGCGCAGAGCCCGAATGCCCACATGGCATTTAATGGACCGCCCAGCTATCCGGGTGGGCCGCAAGGAGCACCGGCTCCGGCCCACCAACCGATGGGCCCGCAGATGCGTCCGCATTTCATGCCCGGCCAGCAGGGTTTCTCGCAGGGCGGTGGACCAGGAGGCGGTCCGCGGGACGCCAACTTTATGAACAGCAACGCGCGCTTCCAGTCGCAGTATCAGCGTATGGCCAACCACGCTCAGCAGGCGGCGGCTGCGGCGGCCATGGCCGGTGCGGCGGGGGGCGGAGGCGGCCAAATCCCTTCGCCGGGTGCACTGCAGCGACCGCAGATGATGTCCAATCCCATGCAGAATGTGAGTGCCATGCAGAAT TCGTTGGGGTTTCATGGGAGCCAGGCTGGCTTTAATACCGGCCCACCACAGACCTCCCCGCAGTTAGGCGGCGGAGGCATGCACAGCCTGGCCAAGTGGCACATCCCGCAATCCGCGCAACAGTCGAACA TGTGTTCGCAACAAGGCCCCCTTTTGCCTTTTGCGAATGGCCGCCAGACATcggaaaattttaaaatctcACTTAAATCTCCCAACACGCTCAAAAATAGCACCCCGCCCAGCCTGGGGGGCGGTGGTGCGGGTCACCAGGGCCACGGAAACGGCTCCTCCAGCGCCCAACTGAACGCAGCTGCTCTGGGATTGGGGCCAGCCGTTTCGATACTCTCCAATGTCACCTCGACGAATCCAAAGACGCCCAGTCCCAGCACTCATGAG AACACCAAGGACTTCACCGAACCCATTGACAAGGTGCGAGATGACTCAATCAACGATCTAATTGCAACCATAGCCAAACTGGACTCGAATGGGGTACAGGTATTGCCGGAGGGTCGGACAAAGACCACCTCGCCGCAGGTGCACAGCTCGACGGATCTGTCCAACACACAGGAAG ttaataataaaaacgaacaaaaagaTGATCCCAACGAGGACTGGTGCGCCGTCTGTCTGGATGGAGGCGAGCTGATGTGCTGCGACAAGTGTCCCAAAGTTTTCCATCAGAACTGTCACATCCCTGCGATCAGCTCGTTGCCGGACGAGAGCGAGAGCTGGCAGTGCCTACTGTGCGTCAACATCAAGGAGCTGACAAAGACGGAGGGAAGTGAAAAGAGCTCCTCCGGCGAGCTGAGCGCCCTCGAACTCCGCATCTTGCAGCGCATCTGCCTAGAATTGTACTGCCAGTACGAGCAGAGTCTCAACTTCCGGGAGCCGGAGTCGCCAGCCAATACATCCTACTACGAGATTGTTTCCAG TCCCATGTCTCTAGATGTTATTCGCACCCGCCTGGATCCATCCAGTCCGAATCACTACAAGGACATTGCAGGCTTCGTGTCCGACGTGCGTTTAATATTCTCCAACACATACCTCTTTTACCAG GAGGACACGAAAACTTACTCCAATGCCAAGTACTTGGAAAATTTCTTCGAGGAGCAGCTGGCCAAGTGGTTGCCGCAATTTGAGGGCACCAAGCCGCAGGGTAAGCGAAATACCTCAAACTCGCCGGCGCTGTTAGGTGTGAATGCAACTGGTTCGCCGTCGCCCATCGAGAACGGACGGAAGAGCTGCGGCTCGGCATCATTGGGTGACAGCGATGGTGCCTGCTTGCCGGCCAAGAGGGCGAGACGCTCGGCGCACGAATAGAACGAGCTAATGCCCGGCGGGAAGGGCACAGATGGGGAGCAGCAGGCGGAGACGGGACAAGAACGTCgccaggaggagcagcagcaactgcccGCTTTCCTAGAGGAGATGGACCTGGAGATGCCGCAACGGCCGCACAGCCTGGGCAGTAGTGTAATCCAAGAGAGCGCCGATTATGTTCTTCAGTTATTACACGCGTACGCTGCAGCCTTTGGTCTGTAG
- the bon gene encoding bonus, isoform A, translating to MDMDLEQLKNDFLPLIAGIKQEQLDAVPTDALPQMSTPNTASGAPTTSSLSSSSLSLSNPCDSAEKRSESNSSASAKFTLFKCVYCAQLLGSNDRPKLLECLHVACAQCVSTKFSELDRSLPPLIHCPVCDNASQQEFIVDNQFLIEQCTAGDSGDGVGLLGLTGEGQKSSAAASIQCSSCSDGAVATSWCVDCSEYICDSCVQAHQRLKITKDHTIKPKDEANNEQLAGAAGVDKLHMCQLHPQEKLSLFCETCDKLTCRDCQLSDHRDHKYKFAHEIATESRQALSTLVSEINYKRFLLSSATKVIDDRQQLIHDKKKDLIKEITAMAVKITNTVNTRGKQLIMRLNEVCDSKLKVLVEKKETLQLLSDNTDHCIDFMQNALEKGSDFAILSSKKSLVRHLQKLKCQRADIPNPEIPVRIQVQLNQVSDLQKVISQLGIIIVDGKPYPPTPSPNGTPQPQHPPRQPPSPNMAPPLRPGLPPGMPAGLSPNGPPVNFGPQNGPPLYSNAAQQQFNNLSMSRSFPGDGSGKVRFGGMPPVGMQRHGQPHVSSSTHPQNMDISLRGLLNNQAAQSPNAHMAFNGPPSYPGGPQGAPAPAHQPMGPQMRPHFMPGQQGFSQGGGPGGGPRDANFMNSNARFQSQYQRMANHAQQAAAAAAMAGAAGGGGGQIPSPGALQRPQMMSNPMQNVSAMQNSLGFHGSQAGFNTGPPQTSPQLGGGGMHSLAKWHIPQSAQQSNMCSQQGPLLPFANGRQTSENFKISLKSPNTLKNSTPPSLGGGGAGHQGHGNGSSSAQLNAAALGLGPAVSILSNVTSTNPKTPSPSTHENTKDFTEPIDKVRDDSINDLIATIAKLDSNGVQVLPEGRTKTTSPQVHSSTDLSNTQEVNNKNEQKDDPNEDWCAVCLDGGELMCCDKCPKVFHQNCHIPAISSLPDESESWQCLLCVNIKELTKTEGSEKSSSGELSALELRILQRICLELYCQYEQSLNFREPESPANTSYYEIVSSPMSLDVIRTRLDPSSPNHYKDIAGFVSDVRLIFSNTYLFYQEDTKTYSNAKYLENFFEEQLAKWLPQFEGTKPQGKRNTSNSPALLGVNATGSPSPIENGRKSCGSASLGDSDGACLPAKRARRSAHE from the exons ATGGATATGGATTTGGAGCAGCTAAAGAACGACTTCCTGCCGCTTATCGCCGGGATCaagcaggagcagctggaTGCCGTGCCCACGGATGCCCTGCCCCAGATGAGCACACCAAACACGGCCAGCGGTGCGCCCACAACCTCGTCATTGAGCTCCTCTTCGCTGAGTCTGAGCAACCCCTGCGACAGTGCCGAGAAAAGG TCGGAGTCAAACTCTTCGGCATCAGCCAAGTTTACCCTTTTCAAGTGCGTTTACTGCGCTCAACTCCTCGGATCCAACGATCGCCCCAAGCTGTTAGAATGCCTTCACGTGGCCTGTGCCCAGTGCGTGAGCACCAAGTTCTCAGAGCTGGACCGTTCCCTGCCACCATTGATCCATTGTCCGGTATGCGACAATGCGTCGCAGCAGGAGTTCATCGTGGACAACCAGTTCCTCATTGAGCAGTGCACCGCCGGAGACAGTGGCGATGGGGTCGGACTTCTGGGTCTGACTGGCGAAGGTCAGAAGAGTTCCGCTGCGGCGAGCATCCagtgcagcagctgctccgaTGGTGCGGTGGCCACGTCGTGGTGCGTTGACTGCTCGGAGTATATTTGCGACAGTTGTGTGCAAGCTCACCAGCGCCTGAAGATCACCAAGGATCACACGATCAAGCCCAAAGATGAGGCCAACAACGAGCAGCTGGCCGGAGCTGCCGGGGTGGACAAGTTGCACATGTGCCAGTTGCATCCGCAGGAGAAGCTTTCGCTATTTTGCGAGACCTGCGACAAGCTCACTTGTCGGGATTGCCAGTTGAGCGACCATCGGGATCACAAATACAAGTTTGCGCACGAGATTGCCACGGAATCGCGACAGGCGCTGTCCACACTCGTTTCCGAAATCAACTACAAACGCTTCCTTCTCTCCTCGGCAACCAAGGTTATTGATGACCGCCAACAGCTGATCCACGACAAGAAGAAAGACCTCATCAAGGAGATCACAGCCATGGCGGTGAAGATCACCAATACGGTCAATACCCGAGGCAAGCAGCTAATCATGAGATTGAACGAGGTGTGCGACAGTAAACTCAAGGTGCTGGTGGAAAAGAAGGAGACGCTGCAGTTGCTCTCCGACAACACGGACCACTGCATCGATTTTATGCAAAACGCTTTGGAGAAGGGCAGTGATTTCGCCATCCTCTCGAGCAAAAAGTCTCTGGTGCGTCACCTGCAGAAGCTGAAGTGCCAACGGGCGGATATTCCAAATCCGGAAATCCCAGTGCGCATTCAGGTGCAGCTTAATCAGGTTTCCGATCTGCAGAAGGTAATCTCCCAGCTGGGCATCATTATCGTCGATGGCAAACCATATCCGCCCACACCGTCGCCCAACGGAACCCCTCAGCCGCAACACCCACCGCGCCAGCCTCCTAGCCCGAACATGGCTCCACCCCTGCGTCCTGGTCTTCCACCCGGAATGCCAGCTGGCCTCTCGCCGAACGGACCGCCCGTCAACTTCGGACCGCAGAACGGACCGCCGCTCTACAGCAATGCTGCCCAGCAGCAATTCAACAATCTGTCCATGAGTCGCTCCTTTCCGGGTGACGGGTCAGGTAAGG TTCGGTTCGGGGGAATGCCGCCAGTGGGCATGCAGCGACACGGACAACCGCACGTGAGCTCCTCCACACATCCGCAGAATATGG ACATCAGCCTGCGGGGCCTACTGAACAACCAGGCGGCGCAGAGCCCGAATGCCCACATGGCATTTAATGGACCGCCCAGCTATCCGGGTGGGCCGCAAGGAGCACCGGCTCCGGCCCACCAACCGATGGGCCCGCAGATGCGTCCGCATTTCATGCCCGGCCAGCAGGGTTTCTCGCAGGGCGGTGGACCAGGAGGCGGTCCGCGGGACGCCAACTTTATGAACAGCAACGCGCGCTTCCAGTCGCAGTATCAGCGTATGGCCAACCACGCTCAGCAGGCGGCGGCTGCGGCGGCCATGGCCGGTGCGGCGGGGGGCGGAGGCGGCCAAATCCCTTCGCCGGGTGCACTGCAGCGACCGCAGATGATGTCCAATCCCATGCAGAATGTGAGTGCCATGCAGAAT TCGTTGGGGTTTCATGGGAGCCAGGCTGGCTTTAATACCGGCCCACCACAGACCTCCCCGCAGTTAGGCGGCGGAGGCATGCACAGCCTGGCCAAGTGGCACATCCCGCAATCCGCGCAACAGTCGAACA TGTGTTCGCAACAAGGCCCCCTTTTGCCTTTTGCGAATGGCCGCCAGACATcggaaaattttaaaatctcACTTAAATCTCCCAACACGCTCAAAAATAGCACCCCGCCCAGCCTGGGGGGCGGTGGTGCGGGTCACCAGGGCCACGGAAACGGCTCCTCCAGCGCCCAACTGAACGCAGCTGCTCTGGGATTGGGGCCAGCCGTTTCGATACTCTCCAATGTCACCTCGACGAATCCAAAGACGCCCAGTCCCAGCACTCATGAG AACACCAAGGACTTCACCGAACCCATTGACAAGGTGCGAGATGACTCAATCAACGATCTAATTGCAACCATAGCCAAACTGGACTCGAATGGGGTACAGGTATTGCCGGAGGGTCGGACAAAGACCACCTCGCCGCAGGTGCACAGCTCGACGGATCTGTCCAACACACAGGAAG ttaataataaaaacgaacaaaaagaTGATCCCAACGAGGACTGGTGCGCCGTCTGTCTGGATGGAGGCGAGCTGATGTGCTGCGACAAGTGTCCCAAAGTTTTCCATCAGAACTGTCACATCCCTGCGATCAGCTCGTTGCCGGACGAGAGCGAGAGCTGGCAGTGCCTACTGTGCGTCAACATCAAGGAGCTGACAAAGACGGAGGGAAGTGAAAAGAGCTCCTCCGGCGAGCTGAGCGCCCTCGAACTCCGCATCTTGCAGCGCATCTGCCTAGAATTGTACTGCCAGTACGAGCAGAGTCTCAACTTCCGGGAGCCGGAGTCGCCAGCCAATACATCCTACTACGAGATTGTTTCCAG TCCCATGTCTCTAGATGTTATTCGCACCCGCCTGGATCCATCCAGTCCGAATCACTACAAGGACATTGCAGGCTTCGTGTCCGACGTGCGTTTAATATTCTCCAACACATACCTCTTTTACCAG GAGGACACGAAAACTTACTCCAATGCCAAGTACTTGGAAAATTTCTTCGAGGAGCAGCTGGCCAAGTGGTTGCCGCAATTTGAGGGCACCAAGCCGCAGGGTAAGCGAAATACCTCAAACTCGCCGGCGCTGTTAGGTGTGAATGCAACTGGTTCGCCGTCGCCCATCGAGAACGGACGGAAGAGCTGCGGCTCGGCATCATTGGGTGACAGCGATGGTGCCTGCTTGCCGGCCAAGAGGGCGAGACGCTCGGCGCACGAATAG